One genomic region from Esox lucius isolate fEsoLuc1 chromosome 24, fEsoLuc1.pri, whole genome shotgun sequence encodes:
- the LOC105009180 gene encoding uncharacterized protein LOC105009180, which yields MIFALCLTFPLLMEIAAAQSSSMRLVSANVGETVILPCFQDNLSQHFLWYKQTLGDTPKILSSFYTYEKDPVFHNEFKNNPRFSVLCEEGMNHLKISDIQLSDSASYYCGSSHVNELNVLVGAILIVKGSESRNTPVVWQPESESVHPGESVTLNCTINTGTCEGEHSVYWFRHDSGESPPGIIYTNGDRSGQCMKSPESGSPTQSCVYNLPKRNLSLSDTGTYYCAVASCGEILFGNGTKLDVGGHYTEPVVLVYCLGVALGVSIILIIVLTCIIYKMNMMMCCQCRGFDSQTRDPTVSLSNAGNQDADNLHYVALNLNKKRSSRQRSNMQEETVVIYAGIRQ from the exons ATGATCTTTGCACTCTGTCTGACTTTTCCACTTCTGATGGAGATCG CTGCAGCTCAATCTTCATCCATGCGCCTTGTTTCAGCCAACGTAGGAGAAACAGTGATTTTACCGTGTTTCCAAGACAATTTGTCACAGCACTTCCTGTGGTACAAGCAAACCTTGGGAGATACACCTAAAATATTATCATCCTTTTATACGTATGAAAAGGATCCTGTATTCCACAATGAATTCAAAAACAACCCTCGTTTTTCAGTGCTATGTGAAGAAGGAATGAATCACCTAAAGATCTCAGACATACAGCTCTCAGATTCAGCATCGTACTACTGTGGAAGTTCTCATGTCAATGAGTTGAATGTACTAGTAGGAGCCATTCTTATTGTTAAAG GTTCTGAGTCCAGAAACACACCTGTTGTATGGCAGCCTGAATCGGAGTCGGTCCATCCAGGAGAATCTGTGACTCTGAACTGTACAATAAACACTGGGACCTGTGAAGGAGAACACAGTGTCTATTGGTTCAGACATGACTCAGGAGAATCTCCTCCAGGAATCATTTATACCAATGGAGACAGGAGTGGTCAGTGTATGAAGAGCCCTGAGTCTGGGTCTCctacacagagctgtgtctacAACCTCCCCAAGAGGAACCTCAGCCTCTCTGATACTGGGACTTACTACTGTGCTGTGGCCTCATGTGGAGAGATACTGTTTGGGAATGGGACCAAGCTGGATGTTGGAG GACATTACACTGAACCTGTTGTCTTGGTGTACTGTCTGGGAGTAGCATTGGGCGTCTCAATCATCCTGATCATTGTACTTACCTGCATTATTTACAAGATGAATATGATGATGTGTTGCCAGtgcagag gATTTGACTCCCAGACAAGAGATCCTACAGTTTCCCTGTCAAATGCAGGG AACCAGGATGCAGACAATCTTCATTATGTTGCTCTGAATTTGAACAAGAAAAGGTCTTCAAGACAGAGAAGTAACATGCAGGAAGAGACGGTGGTCATATACGCCGGAATTAGACAATAG